Proteins encoded within one genomic window of Dromaius novaehollandiae isolate bDroNov1 chromosome 7, bDroNov1.hap1, whole genome shotgun sequence:
- the LOC112995850 gene encoding putative methyltransferase DDB_G0268948: MATQLFEGKGHAAVYQKYRFAPGEELQQTILSYVREKRTNPVELVVDVGCGSGQGTRFLAEHFRKVVGADISEAQIQEARDAPSPPNLSYLVCPAEELPFEDGSVDLLTSFTAVHWFDIEKFMKEVNRVVKPRGCVALSTYTADMSLRYGHCSEKLTEIFRETTDLIFKYAHTRVKHVLEDYKEIFEALPFQDKKRITDIFDKIPMTVAGVVGYFESFSPYQAYMKDDPEAAKTLLQETEKRFLDTMGVSSRETPLEFWVRHVCILGCKGP, encoded by the exons ATGGCCACGCAGCTGTTCGAGGGGAAAGGACACGCCGCCGTCTACCAGAAATACAGGTTTGCTCCCGGCGAAGAACTGCAGCAAACCATCCTCTCCTACGTGAGGGAAAAG AGGACAAACCCCGTCGAACTGGTAGTGGACGTGGGCTGCGGGTCGGGACAAGGCACTCGCTTCCTGGCGGAGCATTTCCGGAAGGTGGTGGGAGCGGACATCAGCGAAGCTCAGATCCAGGAGGCCAGAGATGCGCCGTCCCCTCCGAACTTGTCTTACCT CGTGtgccctgcagaggagctgcCATTTGAGGATGGCTCGGTGGACCTCCTTACTTCATTTACAGCCGTCCACTGGTTTGATATTGAGAAGTTCATGAAAGAAGTGAACCGTGTTGTTAAGCCACGTGGTTGCGTGGCTCTCAGCACCTACACTGCGGACATGAGTCTGCGCTATGGACACTGCTCCGAAAAGCTGACTGAAATCTTCAGAGAG ACCACAGACCTTATTTTTAAGTATGCGCATACTAGAGTGAAGCATGTCTTGGAAGACTACAAAGAGATATTTGAGGCCTTACCATTTCAAGACAAGAAGAG AATCACTGATATCTTCGATAAAATTCCCATGACAGTTGCTGGTGTGGTTGGTTACTTTGAGTCTTTCTCTCCGTATCAAGCCTACATGAAGGATGACCCTGAAGCTGCCAAAACCCTCCTCCAGGAAACTGAAAAGAG GTTCCTGGACACGATGGGAGTTTCCTCTCGGGAAACCCCGCTGGAGTTCTGGGTCAGGCACGTCTGCATCCTAGGGTGCAAGGGGCCGTGA
- the LOC112979495 gene encoding interferon lambda-3-like — MQRAGRRALPLLLPLPLLLLAALGPSPAGAFPRGTPRHRSCGLSKYRFLLPAELKAVQKMKEDFVETMLLSDRKCNARVFHRKWSTAELSVPDRMMLVEAELDLVMAVLERPAASRLAETHPRPLAFLAQAREDLRGCSAGEAPAHQPSGKLRHWLHKLETAKQKETAGCLEASAILHLFQVLSDLKCTALREDCT; from the exons ATGCAACGTGCCGGACGGCgagcgctgccgctgctgctgccgctgccgctgctgctgctggcagccctgGGGCCGAGCCCGGCGGGCGCCTTCCCCCGGGGCACCCCGCGGCACAGGAGCTGCGGCCTCTCCAAGTACCGCTTCCTCCTGCCCGCCGAGCTCAAGGCCGTGCAGAAAATGAAGGAGGACTTT GTGGAGACCATGCTCCTGTCCGACCGCAAGTGCAACGCCCGGGTTTTCCATCGGAAATGGAGCACGGCAGAGCTGTCG GTGCCCGACCGCATGATGCTGGTGGAGGCCGAGCTGGACCTCGTGATGGCCGTCCTGGAGCGCCCGGCGGCCTCCCGCCTCGCCGAGACGCACCCGCGGCCGCTGGCCTTCCTCGCCCAGGCCCGGGAGGACCTGCGGGGCTGC AGCGCCGGCGAGGCTCCCGCGCACCAGCCCTCCGGGAAGCTGCGGCACTGGCTGCACAAGCTGGAGACGGCCAAGCAGAAG GAGACCGCCGGCTGCCTGGAGGCCTCCGCCATCCTGCACCTCTTCCAAGTGCTCAGCGACCTGAAGTGCACGGCGCTCCGCGAGGACTGCACctag